A portion of the Stigmatopora argus isolate UIUO_Sarg chromosome 15, RoL_Sarg_1.0, whole genome shotgun sequence genome contains these proteins:
- the zdhhc14 gene encoding palmitoyltransferase ZDHHC14 isoform X1 yields MHLGVSESMRECEYSQISTRTSTPMETPFKKKTPQKRKWESFPGRNKFYCNGRIMMAKQTGVFYLTLVLILLTCGLFFTFDCPFLALQLTPIIPVVGGVLFVFVLGTLLRTSFSDPGVLPRAGPDEAADLERQIDVANGSTGYRPPPRTKEVVINGQTVKLKYCFTCKIFRPPRASHCSLCDNCVERFDHHCPWVGNCVGRRNYRFFYMFILSLSFLTIFIFAFVITHIILRSHRTGFLNALKDSPASVLEVVVCFFSVWSIVGLSGFHTYLISSNQTTNEDIKGSWSSKRGKDNYNPYSHGNIVTNCCAALCGPLPPSLIDRRGFVHLHAPQLVPPTNGITLYGSTQSQQSHMCDQDQCIQSTKFVLQAAASPLLGQQGGEPVIVTSSPENGGPLPGGRPCSSLPLGHPTSGDVPPPPPIHPHNYGRHHFLAPEDLPSPPGMLPCSSPVGHGHGHGHAAQAGFYNPASQDSLHEDSVRGLVKLSSV; encoded by the exons ATGCATCTTGGAGTGTCCGAGTCCATGAGAGAGTGCGAGTACAGCCAAATAAGCACTCGCACCTCCACTCCGATGGAGACCCCTTTCAAGAAGAAGACCCCCCAAAAGAGGAAATGGGAATCCTTTCCTGGTCGGAATAAATTTTACTGCAATGGGAGGATAATGATGGCCAAGCAGACCGGGGTATTCTACCTCACGCTGGTCCTTATTCTTCTGACTTGTGGACTTTTCTTCACTTTTGA TTGCCCGTTCCTGGCTCTGCAGTTGACGCCGATTATTCCGGTCGTAGGAGGAGTGCTTTTTGTCTTTGTGCTGGGAACCCTGCTGAGAACCAGTTTCAGCGACCCGGGTGTGCTCCCGAGGGCCGGTCCAGATGAAGCAGCTGATTTAGAGAGGCAAATAG ATGTGGCAAATGGCAGTACAGGTTACAGACCGCCCCCCAGGACCAAGGAGGTGGTCATCAATGGCCAAACTGTCAAGCTGAAGTACTGTTTCACTTGCAAAATCTTCAGACCGCCACGTGCCTCTCACTGCAGCCTCTGCGACAATTGTGTGG AACGTTTTGACCACCACTGTCCTTGGGTGGGGAACTGCGTAGGAAGGAGGAACTACCGTTTCTTCTACATGTTCATCCTTTCGCTGTCCTTCCTCACCATATTCATCTTTGCCTTTGTCATCACACACATCATTTTAC GTTCCCATCGAACGGGGTTCCTCAATGCTCTGAAAGACAGTCCGGCGAG CGTGTTGGAAGTGGTGGTCTGTTTCTTCTCGGTGTGGTCCATCGTTGGCCTCTCCGGCTTCCATACGTACCTCATCAGCTCCAACCAGACCACCAACGAAGAC ATCAAAGGATCGTGGTCTTCTAAAAGAGGGAAGGACAATTATAATCCTTACAGCCATGGCAATATCGTCACCAATTGCTGCGCGGCGCTTTGTGGACCTCTGCCGCCGAG TCTCATCGACAGACGCGGCTTTGTCCATCTCCACGCGCCGCAGCTGGTACCGCCAACCAACGGAATTACGCTCTACGGCTCCACGCAATCTCAACAGAGCCACATG TGTGACCAAGACCAGTGCATTCAGAGCACCAAATTCGTTTTACAGGCCGCCGCCTCTCCTCTCCTCGGACAGCAGGGCGGCGAGCCCGTCATCGTGACGTCGTCTCCGGAAAATGGCGGCCCCCTGCCGGGGGGACGCCCTTGCTCTTCGCTCCCCCTGGGGCATCCCACGTCGGGCGAcgtgccgccgccaccgcccaTTCACCCGCACAATTACGGTCGCCACCACTTTCTGGCCCCGGAGGATCTGCCCTCGCCCCCAGGTATGCTCCCTTGCAGCAGCCCCGTAGGTCATGGTCACGGCCACGGCCACGCGGCGCAGGCCGGGTTCTACAACCCGGCCAGCCAGGACTCGCTACACGAGGATTCTGTCAGGGGACTGGTGAAACTCAGCTCCGTCTGA
- the zdhhc14 gene encoding palmitoyltransferase ZDHHC14 isoform X3: MHLGVSESMRECEYSQISTRTSTPMETPFKKKTPQKRKWESFPGRNKFYCNGRIMMAKQTGVFYLTLVLILLTCGLFFTFDCPFLALQLTPIIPVVGGVLFVFVLGTLLRTSFSDPGVLPRAGPDEAADLERQIDVANGSTGYRPPPRTKEVVINGQTVKLKYCFTCKIFRPPRASHCSLCDNCVERFDHHCPWVGNCVGRRNYRFFYMFILSLSFLTIFIFAFVITHIILRSHRTGFLNALKDSPASVLEVVVCFFSVWSIVGLSGFHTYLISSNQTTNEDIKGSWSSKRGKDNYNPYSHGNIVTNCCAALCGPLPPSLIDRRGFVHLHAPQLVPPTNGITLYGSTQSQQSHMVTENDSVTKTSAFRAPNSFYRPPPLLSSDSRAASPSS; this comes from the exons ATGCATCTTGGAGTGTCCGAGTCCATGAGAGAGTGCGAGTACAGCCAAATAAGCACTCGCACCTCCACTCCGATGGAGACCCCTTTCAAGAAGAAGACCCCCCAAAAGAGGAAATGGGAATCCTTTCCTGGTCGGAATAAATTTTACTGCAATGGGAGGATAATGATGGCCAAGCAGACCGGGGTATTCTACCTCACGCTGGTCCTTATTCTTCTGACTTGTGGACTTTTCTTCACTTTTGA TTGCCCGTTCCTGGCTCTGCAGTTGACGCCGATTATTCCGGTCGTAGGAGGAGTGCTTTTTGTCTTTGTGCTGGGAACCCTGCTGAGAACCAGTTTCAGCGACCCGGGTGTGCTCCCGAGGGCCGGTCCAGATGAAGCAGCTGATTTAGAGAGGCAAATAG ATGTGGCAAATGGCAGTACAGGTTACAGACCGCCCCCCAGGACCAAGGAGGTGGTCATCAATGGCCAAACTGTCAAGCTGAAGTACTGTTTCACTTGCAAAATCTTCAGACCGCCACGTGCCTCTCACTGCAGCCTCTGCGACAATTGTGTGG AACGTTTTGACCACCACTGTCCTTGGGTGGGGAACTGCGTAGGAAGGAGGAACTACCGTTTCTTCTACATGTTCATCCTTTCGCTGTCCTTCCTCACCATATTCATCTTTGCCTTTGTCATCACACACATCATTTTAC GTTCCCATCGAACGGGGTTCCTCAATGCTCTGAAAGACAGTCCGGCGAG CGTGTTGGAAGTGGTGGTCTGTTTCTTCTCGGTGTGGTCCATCGTTGGCCTCTCCGGCTTCCATACGTACCTCATCAGCTCCAACCAGACCACCAACGAAGAC ATCAAAGGATCGTGGTCTTCTAAAAGAGGGAAGGACAATTATAATCCTTACAGCCATGGCAATATCGTCACCAATTGCTGCGCGGCGCTTTGTGGACCTCTGCCGCCGAG TCTCATCGACAGACGCGGCTTTGTCCATCTCCACGCGCCGCAGCTGGTACCGCCAACCAACGGAATTACGCTCTACGGCTCCACGCAATCTCAACAGAGCCACATG GTCACTGAGAACGACAG TGTGACCAAGACCAGTGCATTCAGAGCACCAAATTCGTTTTACAGGCCGCCGCCTCTCCTCTCCTCGGACAGCAGGGCGGCGAGCCCGTCATCGTGA
- the zdhhc14 gene encoding palmitoyltransferase ZDHHC14 isoform X2, whose product MHLGVSESMRECEYSQISTRTSTPMETPFKKKTPQKRKWESFPGRNKFYCNGRIMMAKQTGVFYLTLVLILLTCGLFFTFDCPFLALQLTPIIPVVGGVLFVFVLGTLLRTSFSDPGVLPRAGPDEAADLERQIDVANGSTGYRPPPRTKEVVINGQTVKLKYCFTCKIFRPPRASHCSLCDNCVERFDHHCPWVGNCVGRRNYRFFYMFILSLSFLTIFIFAFVITHIILRSHRTGFLNALKDSPASVLEVVVCFFSVWSIVGLSGFHTYLISSNQTTNEDIKGSWSSKRGKDNYNPYSHGNIVTNCCAALCGPLPPSLIDRRGFVHLHAPQLVPPTNGITLYGSTQSQQSHMAAASPLLGQQGGEPVIVTSSPENGGPLPGGRPCSSLPLGHPTSGDVPPPPPIHPHNYGRHHFLAPEDLPSPPGMLPCSSPVGHGHGHGHAAQAGFYNPASQDSLHEDSVRGLVKLSSV is encoded by the exons ATGCATCTTGGAGTGTCCGAGTCCATGAGAGAGTGCGAGTACAGCCAAATAAGCACTCGCACCTCCACTCCGATGGAGACCCCTTTCAAGAAGAAGACCCCCCAAAAGAGGAAATGGGAATCCTTTCCTGGTCGGAATAAATTTTACTGCAATGGGAGGATAATGATGGCCAAGCAGACCGGGGTATTCTACCTCACGCTGGTCCTTATTCTTCTGACTTGTGGACTTTTCTTCACTTTTGA TTGCCCGTTCCTGGCTCTGCAGTTGACGCCGATTATTCCGGTCGTAGGAGGAGTGCTTTTTGTCTTTGTGCTGGGAACCCTGCTGAGAACCAGTTTCAGCGACCCGGGTGTGCTCCCGAGGGCCGGTCCAGATGAAGCAGCTGATTTAGAGAGGCAAATAG ATGTGGCAAATGGCAGTACAGGTTACAGACCGCCCCCCAGGACCAAGGAGGTGGTCATCAATGGCCAAACTGTCAAGCTGAAGTACTGTTTCACTTGCAAAATCTTCAGACCGCCACGTGCCTCTCACTGCAGCCTCTGCGACAATTGTGTGG AACGTTTTGACCACCACTGTCCTTGGGTGGGGAACTGCGTAGGAAGGAGGAACTACCGTTTCTTCTACATGTTCATCCTTTCGCTGTCCTTCCTCACCATATTCATCTTTGCCTTTGTCATCACACACATCATTTTAC GTTCCCATCGAACGGGGTTCCTCAATGCTCTGAAAGACAGTCCGGCGAG CGTGTTGGAAGTGGTGGTCTGTTTCTTCTCGGTGTGGTCCATCGTTGGCCTCTCCGGCTTCCATACGTACCTCATCAGCTCCAACCAGACCACCAACGAAGAC ATCAAAGGATCGTGGTCTTCTAAAAGAGGGAAGGACAATTATAATCCTTACAGCCATGGCAATATCGTCACCAATTGCTGCGCGGCGCTTTGTGGACCTCTGCCGCCGAG TCTCATCGACAGACGCGGCTTTGTCCATCTCCACGCGCCGCAGCTGGTACCGCCAACCAACGGAATTACGCTCTACGGCTCCACGCAATCTCAACAGAGCCACATG GCCGCCGCCTCTCCTCTCCTCGGACAGCAGGGCGGCGAGCCCGTCATCGTGACGTCGTCTCCGGAAAATGGCGGCCCCCTGCCGGGGGGACGCCCTTGCTCTTCGCTCCCCCTGGGGCATCCCACGTCGGGCGAcgtgccgccgccaccgcccaTTCACCCGCACAATTACGGTCGCCACCACTTTCTGGCCCCGGAGGATCTGCCCTCGCCCCCAGGTATGCTCCCTTGCAGCAGCCCCGTAGGTCATGGTCACGGCCACGGCCACGCGGCGCAGGCCGGGTTCTACAACCCGGCCAGCCAGGACTCGCTACACGAGGATTCTGTCAGGGGACTGGTGAAACTCAGCTCCGTCTGA
- the zdhhc14 gene encoding palmitoyltransferase ZDHHC14 isoform X4, translated as MHLGVSESMRECEYSQISTRTSTPMETPFKKKTPQKRKWESFPGRNKFYCNGRIMMAKQTGVFYLTLVLILLTCGLFFTFDCPFLALQLTPIIPVVGGVLFVFVLGTLLRTSFSDPGVLPRAGPDEAADLERQIDVANGSTGYRPPPRTKEVVINGQTVKLKYCFTCKIFRPPRASHCSLCDNCVERFDHHCPWVGNCVGRRNYRFFYMFILSLSFLTIFIFAFVITHIILRSHRTGFLNALKDSPASVLEVVVCFFSVWSIVGLSGFHTYLISSNQTTNEDIKGSWSSKRGKDNYNPYSHGNIVTNCCAALCGPLPPSLIDRRGFVHLHAPQLVPPTNGITLYGSTQSQQSHMVTENDRPPPLLSSDSRAASPSS; from the exons ATGCATCTTGGAGTGTCCGAGTCCATGAGAGAGTGCGAGTACAGCCAAATAAGCACTCGCACCTCCACTCCGATGGAGACCCCTTTCAAGAAGAAGACCCCCCAAAAGAGGAAATGGGAATCCTTTCCTGGTCGGAATAAATTTTACTGCAATGGGAGGATAATGATGGCCAAGCAGACCGGGGTATTCTACCTCACGCTGGTCCTTATTCTTCTGACTTGTGGACTTTTCTTCACTTTTGA TTGCCCGTTCCTGGCTCTGCAGTTGACGCCGATTATTCCGGTCGTAGGAGGAGTGCTTTTTGTCTTTGTGCTGGGAACCCTGCTGAGAACCAGTTTCAGCGACCCGGGTGTGCTCCCGAGGGCCGGTCCAGATGAAGCAGCTGATTTAGAGAGGCAAATAG ATGTGGCAAATGGCAGTACAGGTTACAGACCGCCCCCCAGGACCAAGGAGGTGGTCATCAATGGCCAAACTGTCAAGCTGAAGTACTGTTTCACTTGCAAAATCTTCAGACCGCCACGTGCCTCTCACTGCAGCCTCTGCGACAATTGTGTGG AACGTTTTGACCACCACTGTCCTTGGGTGGGGAACTGCGTAGGAAGGAGGAACTACCGTTTCTTCTACATGTTCATCCTTTCGCTGTCCTTCCTCACCATATTCATCTTTGCCTTTGTCATCACACACATCATTTTAC GTTCCCATCGAACGGGGTTCCTCAATGCTCTGAAAGACAGTCCGGCGAG CGTGTTGGAAGTGGTGGTCTGTTTCTTCTCGGTGTGGTCCATCGTTGGCCTCTCCGGCTTCCATACGTACCTCATCAGCTCCAACCAGACCACCAACGAAGAC ATCAAAGGATCGTGGTCTTCTAAAAGAGGGAAGGACAATTATAATCCTTACAGCCATGGCAATATCGTCACCAATTGCTGCGCGGCGCTTTGTGGACCTCTGCCGCCGAG TCTCATCGACAGACGCGGCTTTGTCCATCTCCACGCGCCGCAGCTGGTACCGCCAACCAACGGAATTACGCTCTACGGCTCCACGCAATCTCAACAGAGCCACATG GTCACTGAGAACGACAG GCCGCCGCCTCTCCTCTCCTCGGACAGCAGGGCGGCGAGCCCGTCATCGTGA